One segment of Brassica napus cultivar Da-Ae chromosome C3, Da-Ae, whole genome shotgun sequence DNA contains the following:
- the LOC111204600 gene encoding non-specific lipid transfer protein GPI-anchored 11 translates to MASRTMETSILMIFTVVALMSGERAIAVDCSSLILNMADCLSFVTNGSTVEKPEGTCCSGLKTVVRSGPECICEGFKNSASLGVTLDLAKAASLPSACKVAAPPSARCGLAVSASPPASAPEISPTAGAGAPSSSSEANAATPVPVPAGSSDASLVSVSFASALFIAFISSSFY, encoded by the exons ATGGCGTCAAGAACAATGGAAACATCTATTCTCATGATCTTCACGGTGGTCGCATTAATGTCCGGCGAGAGAGCCATCGCAGTGGACTGCTCCTCGTTGATACTAAACATGGCTGATTGTTTGTCGTTCGTGACGAATGGTAGTACGGTGGAGAAGCCTGAAGGAACATGTTGCTCAGGTCTCAAGACTGTGGTTAGGTCAGGACCTGAATGTATTTGTGAGGGTTTCAAGAACAGTGCCTCTCTTGGTGTTACTCTTGATCTTGCTAAagctgcttctcttccttcaGCTTGTAAAGTTGCTGCCCCTCCATCTGCTCGTTGTGGCC TCGCTGTCTCTGCATCTCCACCTGCTAGTGCCCCTG AAATATCTCCCACGGCCGGAGCAGGTGCGCCATCTTCGTCAAGTGAAGCAAATGCGGCAACTCCAGTTCCAGTCCCGGCGGGGAGTTCCGATGCGTCTTTGGTCTCTGTCTCTTTTGCGTCTGCTCTCTTTATCGccttcatctcttcttctttctattgA